One Triticum dicoccoides isolate Atlit2015 ecotype Zavitan chromosome 5B, WEW_v2.0, whole genome shotgun sequence genomic window carries:
- the LOC119306800 gene encoding uncharacterized protein LOC119306800, whose protein sequence is MNEDDGDCVAHACVSSPVMPEWSRACSDSHFDGWSRACSDSRFDGWSKQCSGLYLLAGDPKIDALPPVLVDDALHFRLTDDDERVGILKYDLSSNCLSMIDVPLTRLPIVWPAILMALEDGGLGLAHLDGLTLYLWSRQIDSNGVASWTQHKVIDLKELLPIQNPKKRTSVIGSVEGHDIIFVNIDLGIYEINLKTLQWKKLWKREKFRSFIPYMSFYNRQERVRLQGIDNI, encoded by the exons ATGAATGAGGATGATGGCGATTGTGTTGCACACGCGTGCGTGTCCTCGCCGGTGATGCCCGAGTGGAGCAGGGCGTGCTCGGATTCTCATTTTGATGGGTGGAGCAGGGCGTGCTCTGATTCTCGTTTTGATGGCTGGAGCAAGCAGTGCTCTGGTCTTTATCTTCTCGCAGGCGATCCAAAAATTGATGCACTGCCTCCTGTCCTCGTTGATGACGCACTTCACTTCAGGCTTACGGATGACGATGAGCGTGTAGGAATTCTCAAGTACGACTTGAGCTCTAATTGCTTATCAATGATTGATGTGCCGCTTACGAGGTTGCCCATTGTCTGGCCCGCTATCCTCATGGCATTGGAGGATGGCGGCTTGGGGTTAGCACACTTGGACGGGTTAACCCTCTATCTATGGTCAAGACAGATAGATTCCAACGGAGTTGCGTCATGGACTCAGCATAAAGTCATCGATCTAAAGGAACTTCTCCCCATTCAAAATCCCAAGAAAAGAACTAGTGTTATTGGATCTGTCGAGGGCCATGATATCATTTTCGTGAACATAGATCTTGGCATCTACGAGATTAATTTGAAGACACTACAGTGGAAGAAGCTATGGAAGAGAGAAAAGTTCCGTTCTTTTATTCCATACATGAGCTTCTACAACCGACAAG AAAGGGTGAGGCTGCAAGGCATTGACAACATATGA
- the LOC119312865 gene encoding uncharacterized protein LOC119312865: MPPTTPVPFLPEELLEEVFLHLPPDEPEHLVRASLASKLWLSLLTGARFRGRYRDFHGAPPMLGFLYTLPFLWSSPLSTDPRPHFVSTTKFAARIPDHLREYDAQDCRHGRVLLRYKMLFIWNPMTGCSTELPTSTEYMEAESSGAAVLCAVTGCDHRACHEGPFRVVFVYLDQDEGEGVCVASAAVLLSDSSKRPNGKWCEPCSRLHLVDDAFIEARPPVLVQDALHFMLRHYADYRRVGILKYDLGSNCLSLIDAPLEGPVIDDAATLMAMEDDSLGFAHVERLTLNLWSRQIGSHGVASWTQRAIVDLGNLLPVQNPEEDLELLGSVEGSDTVFVTTDMGIYEINLKSLRWKKLWKTDKFCALIPYMSFYNR; this comes from the coding sequence aTGCCGCCGACGACCCCGGTTCCATTTCTGCCGGAAGAGCTCCTCGAGGAGGTCTTCCTCCACCTCCCGCCGGACGAGCCGGAGCACCTCGTGCGCGCCTCCCTCGCCAGCAAGCTATGGCTCAGCCTCCTCACCGGCGCTCGCTTCCGCGGCCGCTACCGCGACTTCCATGGAGCTCCCCCCATGCTCGGCTTCCTATATACCCTGCCCTTCTTATGGTCCAGTCCGCTGTCGACAGACCCCCGCCCACACTTCGTCTCCACCACGAAATTCGCCGCACGCATTCCCGACCACCTCCGGGAGTACGATGCGCAGGACTGCCGCCATGGCCGCGTTCTCCTCAGGTATAAGATGCTCTTCATTTGGAACCCCATGACCGGCTGCTCCACGGAGCTGCCCACCTCCACAGAATACATGGAGGCCGAAAGCAGTGGGGCTGCGGTGCTCTGCGCCGTCACCGGCTGTGACCACCGCGCGTGTCACGAGGGCCCCTTCCGGGTCGTCTTTGTCTACCTGGACCAGGATGAGGGCGAGGGTGTTTGTGTTGCATCCGCAGCCGTGCTCTTGTCTGATTCCAGCAAGCGGCCCAATGGCAAATGGTGCGAGCCATGCTCTCGTCTTCATCTTGTGGATGATGCATTCATTGAGGCAAGACCCCCGGTCCTCGTCCAAGACGCACTTCACTTCATGCTTAGGCACTATGCGGATTATCGTCGTGTAGGAATTCTCAAGTATGACCTGGGCTCTAACTGCTTATCACTAATTGATGCGCCATTGGAGGGGCCTGTCATTGACGATGCCGCTACACTCATGGCGATGGAGGATGACAGCTTGGGATTTGCACATGTGGAAAGGTTAACCCTCAATCTGTGGTCAAGGCAGATTGGTTCTCACGGAGTTGCCTCATGGACTCAGCGTGCAATCGTCGATCTTGGGAACCTTCTCCCCGTTCAAAATCCCGAGGAAGATCTTGAACTGCTTGGATCTGTGGAGGGCAGTGATACTGTTTTCGTGACCACGGACATGGGCATCTACGAGATTAATCTCAAGTCACTACGATGGAAGAAGCTGTGGAAGACAGACAAGTTCTGTGCTTTGATTCCGTACATGAGTTTCTACAACCGCTGA